CGAGACCTCAAGCAGCAACGAGCCTTTCGTCAAGCAGCAAACCGCTCCAAGAACACTACATTCCGACGAGTGATCGTTAAGACTGAGGATGATTAGGGCGGCGTTGGCATAATCAAGGCCATCGTGACCTGCTTTACCTGCTCCGAACGTCGAGAGGATCATAGCCAGATTGCTTGTTCCCGGCGTAGCAGACAGCGATGTACCAGCCGTAGCGATCGCGCCTAGGGGTAGGGGGTTTCGATTTCTAGCGATCGTGGCCCGTGGACCGGTGGGAAGTTTAGCGTGATCGTCCGCGAAATTAGGTAGGGGGGGGGTCGGGTATGGGGGAGTGACGGGAGTTCCTTCAGAGAGCTCCAAGGGGTGCACCCTTTCATTTCATGCTGTTGTTGACGAAATCCATCTGGACGCTGACCTGACGCAGGGCCAGTTCGATGGCCTTGAGCGACTTCCGCATCTCGGCCATGCGGTCGGCAAGAGTGCCGGCCCTGGTCGGGTTGACCTTGTAGATGGCGACGACCTCGTTGTCGCGGATGCCGGCATTGAGCAGGGCCGCGACCTGTTCGATCTTGCGCTCGAAGCCGCGGGCCAGCTTGACATCCTGGTCGGTGGCCGCCGGCGCCGCGTCCTGATCGAAGATGGCGGTCTGGGCTTCGGCCTCGACCAGGGCGTTGGCGGTGGCCCTGAGCGTTTCGTAGGTGGGGCACTTGCCGGTTCTGATCGCCCGGAAAAGGGTGTCCTGGCCCCGGTCGTCGAGGCGGGCGAGCTCGGTCGCCTGGCTAGGTGAAATCTGGCCGGTGGCGAGCAGCTTCCGGTAGCCGGGCTGGAGCTTCAACAGCGCGGTCCGCTCGGTGATCCGCCAGGGCTGCTTGATGCCGAGCCGGCGGGCCAGTTGCTCGGGCGTATAGCCGTGATCGTCGAGCATTTTCCGATAGGCGTGGGCTTCCTCCAGCGGCGAAATGTCGACCCTTTGCAGGTTCTCGATGATAGCCTGCTCGGCCGCCTCGCGGCCGTCGATCTCGACGACCTGGGCGGCGATCGTCGGCAACCCGACCAGCTTGTGAGCCCGGTAGCGGCGTTCACCGGCGACGATAACGTAGCCGGCCTGGTCGGGCCGCACGATAATCGGCTGCATGAGGCCGTGTTCGCTGATCGAAGCGGCCAATTCACGCAGCTTGCCTTGGTCGAAGTCCTTGCGCGGTTGGTCGGGATTGGGATGGACCTGGTCCAGAGGTAGCTCGCTGAGCATGGGGTCTCTCCTGTGGAAGGGTGGCATTGCGGGGTGCGGGTGCCGCGTCTTAGCCCCCCTTGACATGCGGCGAGGCAATTCACCGACCCCGTTCCTGTTCATTCGAACCCC
The nucleotide sequence above comes from Candidatus Glassbacteria bacterium. Encoded proteins:
- a CDS encoding ParB/RepB/Spo0J family partition protein — protein: MAVRHPRHRGPRVREAIDPRLHVAGVRMNRNGVGELPRRMSRGAKTRHPHPAMPPFHRRDPMLSELPLDQVHPNPDQPRKDFDQGKLRELAASISEHGLMQPIIVRPDQAGYVIVAGERRYRAHKLVGLPTIAAQVVEIDGREAAEQAIIENLQRVDISPLEEAHAYRKMLDDHGYTPEQLARRLGIKQPWRITERTALLKLQPGYRKLLATGQISPSQATELARLDDRGQDTLFRAIRTGKCPTYETLRATANALVEAEAQTAIFDQDAAPAATDQDVKLARGFERKIEQVAALLNAGIRDNEVVAIYKVNPTRAGTLADRMAEMRKSLKAIELALRQVSVQMDFVNNSMK